A part of Chitinophagales bacterium genomic DNA contains:
- a CDS encoding phytoene/squalene synthase family protein, translating into MKQIFDNVSVRCSKLVTNTYSTSFSIGISLLNSSITEPIYSIYGFVRLADEIVDSFHGHDRAKLLQEFIDSTDQAISNKISLNPILNSFQKTVHKYNIEQELIDCFFKSMKMDLKPMDFNTERYKDYITGSAEVVGLMCLRVFCVGDEKQYQELKADAMSLGAAFQKINFLRDMQSDYNNLGRMYFPDVDYDHFDQNAKLAIEQDIQKDFDAGLRGIKRLPKKARLGVYIAYVYYYSLFKKIMNIPPTILQTQRIRISNRRKYALFASGYIKHQLNYLS; encoded by the coding sequence ATGAAACAAATTTTTGATAACGTATCGGTAAGGTGCAGCAAGTTGGTGACCAACACCTACAGCACATCATTCTCTATTGGTATCAGTCTGCTCAATAGCTCTATCACAGAACCCATCTACTCCATCTACGGCTTTGTACGCCTGGCAGATGAAATAGTGGACTCTTTTCACGGACACGACAGAGCAAAGCTTTTGCAGGAATTTATTGATTCTACAGACCAGGCCATTTCCAACAAAATTAGTCTGAATCCTATTCTCAATAGTTTTCAGAAAACCGTACACAAATACAATATTGAGCAAGAACTGATTGATTGCTTTTTCAAAAGCATGAAAATGGACCTGAAGCCAATGGACTTCAATACAGAGCGTTACAAGGATTATATAACCGGATCTGCTGAAGTAGTAGGTTTAATGTGTTTGCGCGTGTTCTGTGTTGGTGACGAGAAGCAATATCAGGAATTAAAAGCCGATGCCATGTCGCTTGGTGCTGCTTTCCAAAAAATCAATTTCCTGCGTGATATGCAGTCGGACTATAACAACCTGGGGCGCATGTATTTTCCGGATGTAGATTATGATCATTTTGACCAGAATGCCAAACTCGCTATAGAGCAGGACATTCAAAAAGATTTTGATGCCGGCTTGAGGGGAATTAAACGATTGCCCAAAAAAGCGCGTTTAGGAGTTTATATCGCTTATGTTTATTACTATTCTTTGTTTAAAAAGATTATGAATATTCCACCGACTATACTGCAAACACAGCGTATCAGAATTTCCAACAGGAGAAAATACGCATTGTTTGCTTCCGGTTATATAAAGCATCAGCTAAACTACTTGTCGTGA
- the crtI gene encoding phytoene desaturase family protein, whose product MSQKKKAVVIGAGFAGLSAAAHLAKAGLDVTVIEKNEQAGGRARKFEQDGFTFDMGPSWYWMPEIFEAFYNHFGKKTSDFYTLKRLDPSYRIYFGENDAMDVPAGKKDLIALFEKHEKGSGAKLEKFLEEAAYKYEVGMREFVRKPGLSIFEFADIRLLKAALKLNMFNSVSSYIKRYFKNPKLIQLLEFPVLFLGAKPSKTPALYTMMNHADLNLGTWYPMGGMHEIAKAMHNIAMDQGVRFRFSEEVKRLEINENKISKIHSNKASYEADIVVGAADYQHVESKLLPAKYQSYSAKYWESRTLAPSCLLFYLGVDIKIPNLKHHNLFFDSDFEQHAEEIYDNPRWPEAPLFYVCAPSKTDPSVAPKAKENLFVLIPVATKIEEAKDTREKYYHMVMDRLEKLTKTEIRSKVVYKKSYAHREFISDYNSFKGNAYGLANTLSQTAILKPSVKSKKLKNLYYCGQLTVPGPGVPPALISGEIVAGLIIGKTKEQ is encoded by the coding sequence ATGTCCCAGAAAAAGAAAGCAGTTGTAATAGGTGCCGGATTTGCCGGACTTTCTGCTGCAGCACATTTGGCAAAAGCGGGATTGGACGTGACTGTTATAGAAAAAAACGAACAAGCCGGGGGCAGGGCCAGAAAATTTGAACAAGACGGCTTTACTTTTGATATGGGGCCAAGTTGGTACTGGATGCCCGAAATCTTTGAGGCATTTTACAATCACTTTGGCAAAAAAACAAGCGACTTCTATACCTTGAAAAGACTGGATCCTTCTTACAGAATTTATTTTGGCGAGAATGATGCAATGGACGTACCTGCCGGAAAAAAAGATTTGATAGCACTTTTTGAAAAACATGAAAAAGGCTCCGGAGCCAAGCTTGAAAAATTTCTTGAAGAAGCTGCCTACAAATATGAAGTTGGCATGCGCGAATTTGTAAGAAAACCCGGCCTCAGTATTTTTGAATTTGCCGATATCAGATTGCTGAAAGCCGCTCTAAAGCTCAATATGTTCAATTCAGTGAGCAGCTATATCAAACGCTATTTTAAAAATCCCAAGCTCATTCAATTGCTTGAATTTCCGGTATTGTTTCTCGGGGCAAAACCTTCTAAAACACCTGCGCTATACACTATGATGAATCATGCCGACCTCAACCTGGGAACCTGGTACCCAATGGGCGGGATGCATGAAATTGCAAAAGCAATGCACAATATTGCCATGGATCAAGGGGTGCGTTTTAGATTTTCTGAAGAAGTAAAAAGACTGGAAATCAATGAAAATAAAATATCAAAAATACACAGCAATAAAGCGAGTTATGAAGCAGATATAGTTGTTGGTGCAGCAGATTACCAACATGTTGAATCCAAGCTTTTGCCAGCGAAATACCAAAGCTATAGCGCGAAATACTGGGAAAGCAGAACCCTAGCCCCCTCCTGCCTGCTGTTTTATCTCGGTGTGGATATAAAAATTCCAAACCTAAAACACCACAACCTGTTTTTCGACAGCGATTTTGAGCAGCATGCCGAAGAAATATACGACAATCCCCGCTGGCCGGAAGCGCCCTTGTTCTATGTCTGCGCTCCTTCCAAAACAGATCCTTCAGTAGCTCCAAAAGCTAAAGAAAACCTTTTTGTGCTTATCCCCGTAGCCACAAAGATTGAAGAAGCAAAAGATACACGGGAAAAATACTACCACATGGTGATGGATCGTTTGGAAAAACTTACAAAAACAGAAATTCGCTCTAAAGTGGTTTATAAAAAAAGCTATGCCCACCGGGAATTCATCAGCGATTACAATTCATTCAAGGGCAATGCCTACGGACTGGCGAATACATTGAGTCAAACAGCTATTTTAAAACCATCTGTAAAAAGTAAAAAACTGAAAAACCTTTATTATTGTGGTCAATTGACCGTTCCGGGGCCCGGTGTGCCACCTGCTTTAATATCTGGGGAAATAGTTGCAGGATTGATTATTGGAAAAACAAAAGAACAATAA
- a CDS encoding YraN family protein → MSKHKQQLGKKGESIACAYLLKNNYQILEQNWRSSNQEIDIIAQKENTLVFVEVKTRSDTQFGNPELAVNTTKQAQIYKAAEAYIHKSKTEYNDLRFDVISILLHKDKEKLHHIKDAFFPYSN, encoded by the coding sequence ATGTCAAAACACAAGCAACAGCTCGGCAAGAAAGGAGAAAGTATTGCTTGTGCATACCTCTTAAAAAACAATTACCAGATACTGGAACAAAACTGGCGCAGCAGCAACCAGGAAATAGATATTATAGCTCAAAAAGAAAACACTTTGGTGTTTGTGGAAGTAAAAACCCGTTCCGATACTCAATTCGGGAATCCAGAGCTTGCAGTTAACACCACTAAACAAGCTCAAATTTACAAAGCCGCTGAAGCTTATATTCATAAATCCAAAACAGAGTATAATGATTTGCGCTTTGATGTGATCTCTATTCTGCTTCATAAAGACAAGGAAAAACTACATCATATTAAAGATGCTTTCTTCCCGTATTCGAATTGA
- a CDS encoding NYN domain-containing protein — protein MEENKDLKLAVLIDADNIPYSSVSEMLEEVTRFGTPTIKRIYGDWTIPTVAGWKPALLEHAITPIQQYGYTKGKNATDSAMIIDAMDILHSEKVDGFCLVSSDSDFTRLATRLRESGKKVIGIGEKKTPRPFIVACDQFIYLEILRGSTSETTSKRKKPEKVESVNQSLIRLLKNSVDAIADDDGWAFLGEVGGLLVKKKPDFDPRNFGFNKLTPLVKSLKKDFEIDERDVSGTRIKHIYIKNK, from the coding sequence CTGTATTGATTGATGCTGATAATATTCCTTATTCCAGCGTATCCGAAATGCTGGAAGAAGTCACCCGCTTTGGCACACCCACCATCAAGCGCATTTATGGCGATTGGACCATTCCTACTGTTGCAGGATGGAAGCCGGCACTTCTTGAACACGCCATTACACCTATTCAGCAATATGGCTACACCAAAGGTAAAAATGCAACAGATTCGGCTATGATTATTGATGCTATGGATATATTGCACAGTGAAAAAGTAGATGGCTTTTGCCTGGTATCCAGCGACAGTGATTTTACGCGCTTAGCAACCAGGCTCAGGGAATCGGGTAAAAAGGTGATTGGCATTGGCGAAAAGAAAACACCTCGTCCTTTTATTGTTGCCTGCGACCAGTTTATTTACCTTGAAATTTTAAGAGGCAGTACGAGTGAAACCACTTCAAAAAGGAAAAAACCCGAAAAAGTAGAATCTGTAAATCAAAGTCTGATTCGATTGCTTAAAAATTCTGTAGATGCCATTGCAGATGATGATGGATGGGCTTTTCTTGGTGAAGTTGGGGGTCTGCTGGTTAAGAAAAAACCCGATTTTGATCCCAGAAATTTCGGGTTCAATAAACTGACCCCACTTGTAAAATCACTGAAGAAAGACTTTGAAATTGATGAAAGAGATGTGAGCGGTACAAGAATCAAGCATATTTACATAAAGAATAAATAA
- a CDS encoding beta-carotene hydroxylase, which translates to MWYWITGIGITLSVFAFMEFVAWSLHKYVMHGFLWFVHKDHHNKTPGFFERNDFFFLIFAIPSWLFIMFGIMDGADWKMWVGIGITLYGIAYFTVHEVIIHQRFKFLKNVTNLYFAGLRKAHRVHHKKLGKEDGECFGMLLVPRKYFEEAKRALHNK; encoded by the coding sequence ATGTGGTATTGGATCACAGGTATTGGAATCACCTTATCGGTATTTGCCTTTATGGAATTTGTGGCCTGGTCGCTGCACAAATACGTGATGCACGGATTTCTGTGGTTTGTACACAAAGACCACCACAATAAAACGCCCGGTTTTTTCGAACGCAATGATTTTTTCTTCCTGATCTTCGCCATACCAAGCTGGCTTTTTATAATGTTTGGCATAATGGATGGTGCCGATTGGAAAATGTGGGTGGGCATAGGAATCACACTCTATGGGATCGCATACTTTACTGTACACGAAGTGATTATACACCAGCGCTTCAAGTTTTTAAAGAATGTGACCAATCTCTATTTTGCCGGACTCAGAAAAGCCCACAGAGTGCATCACAAGAAACTGGGAAAGGAAGACGGAGAATGTTTTGGAATGCTTCTGGTTCCCAGGAAATACTTTGAGGAAGCCAAAAGAGCATTGCACAACAAATAA
- a CDS encoding DUF5686 family protein — MQFCSKFAQLFNSSFKSALKQSTLSIAILLFLLLGSTAALGQTRISGTVQDAYSGELLPFANITFKGSTTGTSSDMDGAFYLEGPEKFDSIQVSLIGYATKNIRVEPGKRQKLEVKLDLKDYSLDEIVVLPGENPAWEILRRVIANKPNNDPEQYNSFSYEVFEKIQFDLNHFTDKIKKNILLRPFPFIWENVDTTKDGVNYLPFLYKEKISDYYYRKNPKAEKEIIKAERDAKFFEGPKITDLIDDLYVTPNIYQNYVIILDKSFPSPLNNNYKWNYKFYLEDSTYIIDGLPCLRIDFVPRGDADVAFTGHMYIHDSTYAVKEMDLHFSIEANINFVRNFDIHLEYQWIDNKHWFLKENTVLADFSVIENSPELTGFFGRKTATYKNITIDSIPDPNVFKGIGKTIKKDSAKLRSDEYWNDLRGDSLSKKEQDIFTMTDSIKNSPPFNRIKKVFKSIVNSYIPIGPEGHFEIGNFYSFYSFNRVEGHRLKTGFRTRIVDDRIRLKAYTAYGVWDKRWKYFGQTEFYPELKPGKHTMVGLQYKLDQEQLGRSERLLSIDHILNSLVQFGDFRTRIMVDDRRAYLEKQWFTGFSTRIDAYNKLIYNFDSKSFLELNGENKLERVYSYNSSGLALSMKYVFGEEELAADFNEDLRGFFMLKYPILGVLYENSFSGILGSNIDFHRLKLQLEHQFRLNKWGYFNYRIEAGKVWGTVPYPFLEVPTGNQNIINDDRAFNLMNFMEFANDEFLVLHMEHHFDGLIFNRIPGVNKLKLRSLIFGRVLFGRLSTDNNQDQYLFPPELKTMNKPYAEVGFGIENILKVSRVDFTWRINYTGEPDVYRFIAKPSFYFKF; from the coding sequence TTGCAATTTTGCAGCAAATTTGCTCAATTGTTCAATTCCTCTTTTAAATCAGCTTTAAAACAATCTACCCTAAGTATTGCGATACTGTTGTTTTTGCTATTGGGCAGCACAGCAGCTTTGGGTCAGACCCGAATAAGTGGCACAGTACAAGATGCTTATTCAGGTGAATTATTGCCCTTCGCCAATATCACTTTCAAAGGAAGCACTACAGGCACAAGCTCTGACATGGATGGGGCATTTTACCTGGAAGGGCCTGAAAAATTCGATTCTATTCAGGTCTCATTGATTGGCTACGCAACAAAAAACATACGGGTAGAGCCCGGAAAAAGACAAAAGCTCGAAGTCAAACTGGATCTAAAAGATTACAGCCTGGATGAAATCGTGGTGCTGCCCGGAGAAAATCCGGCCTGGGAAATACTTAGAAGAGTAATTGCCAATAAACCCAATAACGATCCCGAACAATACAATAGCTTCAGCTATGAGGTTTTTGAGAAAATTCAATTTGACCTCAACCACTTTACTGATAAAATCAAGAAAAACATTCTGCTGCGCCCCTTCCCTTTTATTTGGGAAAATGTAGATACTACAAAAGACGGGGTGAATTACCTGCCCTTTTTATACAAAGAAAAAATAAGCGACTATTATTACCGCAAAAATCCAAAAGCTGAAAAAGAGATTATAAAAGCTGAAAGAGATGCCAAGTTTTTTGAAGGGCCTAAGATCACGGATCTGATAGATGACCTCTATGTCACACCCAATATTTATCAAAATTATGTGATAATACTGGACAAGAGCTTCCCCTCCCCACTCAACAACAATTACAAATGGAATTACAAATTCTACCTTGAAGACAGCACTTATATAATTGACGGCCTGCCCTGTCTCAGAATAGATTTTGTGCCCAGGGGCGATGCTGATGTTGCATTTACCGGCCATATGTATATTCACGATTCTACCTATGCAGTAAAGGAAATGGACCTGCATTTTAGCATTGAAGCCAATATCAACTTTGTCAGAAATTTTGACATTCACCTAGAGTACCAATGGATAGATAACAAACACTGGTTTTTGAAAGAAAACACCGTGCTTGCAGATTTCTCAGTAATTGAAAACTCACCCGAGCTTACAGGTTTTTTCGGGCGGAAAACAGCCACTTACAAAAACATCACTATTGATAGCATTCCCGATCCCAATGTATTTAAAGGCATTGGCAAAACCATAAAAAAAGACAGTGCTAAGCTAAGGTCTGATGAATATTGGAACGATTTGCGCGGAGATAGTCTCAGTAAAAAGGAGCAGGATATTTTCACAATGACCGACAGTATAAAAAACTCTCCGCCATTTAACCGCATCAAAAAGGTTTTTAAAAGTATTGTCAATTCCTATATCCCAATTGGCCCTGAAGGGCATTTTGAGATCGGAAATTTTTATAGTTTCTACAGTTTTAACCGGGTGGAAGGGCACAGGTTGAAAACCGGATTCAGAACCAGAATAGTCGATGACCGTATTCGACTGAAAGCATATACTGCCTATGGTGTTTGGGACAAACGCTGGAAATATTTTGGTCAAACAGAGTTTTATCCCGAACTGAAACCCGGCAAACACACTATGGTCGGCCTGCAATACAAATTAGACCAGGAGCAATTGGGACGCAGTGAGCGACTGCTATCGATTGACCACATACTTAACAGCCTGGTGCAATTTGGCGATTTCAGAACCCGAATTATGGTTGATGACCGAAGGGCTTATCTTGAAAAACAGTGGTTCACCGGTTTCAGTACTCGTATTGATGCCTACAACAAACTGATTTACAATTTCGACAGCAAATCATTTTTAGAACTGAATGGAGAAAACAAACTCGAACGGGTTTACTCCTACAACAGCAGCGGACTTGCTTTAAGTATGAAATATGTATTTGGTGAAGAAGAGCTGGCTGCTGATTTCAATGAAGATTTACGCGGGTTTTTTATGCTTAAATATCCTATTCTTGGTGTGCTCTATGAAAATAGTTTTAGCGGAATACTGGGAAGTAATATCGATTTTCATCGCCTGAAACTACAATTGGAACATCAGTTCAGGCTAAACAAATGGGGGTATTTCAATTATCGTATTGAAGCGGGAAAAGTTTGGGGAACTGTTCCCTACCCATTTCTTGAAGTGCCCACAGGCAATCAGAACATTATCAATGACGACAGGGCTTTTAACCTGATGAATTTTATGGAATTTGCCAATGATGAGTTTCTCGTTCTGCATATGGAACACCATTTCGATGGTTTGATTTTCAATAGGATTCCCGGTGTAAACAAGCTCAAACTGCGCTCATTGATCTTTGGAAGAGTATTGTTTGGAAGGCTAAGCACGGACAACAACCAGGATCAATACCTCTTTCCACCAGAGTTAAAAACCATGAACAAACCTTATGCTGAAGTTGGTTTTGGCATTGAAAACATCCTGAAAGTTTCCCGTGTGGATTTTACCTGGCGAATTAATTATACCGGAGAGCCGGATGTGTATCGTTTTATAGCCAAACCTTCTTTTTATTTCAAATTTTAA